A segment of the Rhizoctonia solani chromosome 12, complete sequence genome:
ATAGACTTACATCATTGCATTGCTGGAAGAGCCTAAGAATGGATCAGAAGTCCATGTGTCATTCAGAGCGGTAAGACTGGGATAAACTCACATCCACCAAGTAGTTTGGCTATGCAAAATCATGAGCTTGTTGTGGTTCAAAGTTCGTGAAAACTCACCTCTTGTCCAGAACAATTCTCGATTATTGCATCCGGCTTGTGGAGTAGTATGCAGGTGCCAATCGTGTTTGCTGCGCATGATTTGTCCATATGCTGCAGGAACTTTAGATATAGGAAGAGCAATACCACTATTACAAAGTAAGCCCCATTTAATCATCTATTTACACGGAAACTCATTACCTTGAACCTGCTTCAAGTAACAACACCTTGAAATCTGGTCGCTCAGATAGCCTCGATGCAAGAACAGACCCGGCAGTCCCTAATTATCGCATGATTTCAAGCCTATGGTAATATCATCAAAATCGGAATTACTTACCTCCTCCGATTATGATGAAGTCGTAGGCAAAGGGGTCTTCATCCGTTGCCTCATACTTCGTCTGTGCATCAGGCATAGCCAGTTTACCAACTTGTTCTGGATCATCCACTAGTCCCTTCTTGACGATTCCCTCAAGTGACTGATACAAGTGGGTTGCGGCAATAGCGACCACTGTGGCCCCTGCTGCTTTAAGGGCGATATTCCTCGTTTCCTGGGATATAGACATTATATTATTAGCTTAAGACGTGCTGAAGTCGCTCTCTGTCTTCCCGGCCACTGGCTGCTGGTCGTAGTTCCCTAAAATCAAGCGGGGTCAATGTAGGGAGTTAGATCCCTCCCCCCCGGCCAGTCTCTGCATTCTGTTATATACTGATTTATGAACATCAGCCGGAATTCGAAGGGGACCACCTCAAGTTGCGAACCCTCGGTCACCGCCATTTGCGGGCGTCATTTGAATTACGAAATAAGGATACAGCGCTAATTCACGTGTCGGGATTTCCACCAAAATTCGACCGCCAACTGGTCTCTGCTCAGAATTGTAGCGTCTACTGGTGCTATACGCCTGGAATCCTCGGCCTCGAACTTATGCTTTCGCTGCCTCCTTTCCTTCAGTTACACTCTAATAACACCCCAAGGCAGGGTTCGTCTTTTATTTATATATAACTATCACCGGAGCCGCGTACTGAGATCTATTGGCTCAAGGGCAGGTACAAGATGTAAAAACGCACTACCCTGTTGTTTTTTCACATAAGTCTCAGCCAGGTTCGGTCGTTGGAGTCGCTGATGCCGAGTGGTGGCCTCCTTTGGTTGGAGATGGGAGGACCCCAGATGCTCTACTTCTTTTCATACCCGGTATGTAACGGAGGGTGCACATATGCCGGTATTTTTCTGATAAATACTTGGAAAGGAAACCCTGGGCTTGTCGAATTTTACACCGAATTCCTCGAGCACCTTCATCATACTTTCAACATAGCTAGAACCCATCTGGCTATACTTGTTCGAGGTCACATTGGACATGCACCCGGCCTGCCCACGGAGAATGGCTCGTGGAGTGTGGGGTTGGATTCTCAGGTCACAAGCGCTATAGAATTATATGATTCGGCTCGGGATTTTTATGGGCCGAACACGAAGATCATCCTTGCTGGACATTCTGTTGGGAGTTGGATAGTTGCACAGGTGCGAAGCTCCTACATGTAATCTCTTAGGCCCCATTAATGGAGATATACAGGTAATGCATGCAAGACCCAACACTGCCTCAGGTGCGCTACTCTTATTCCCCACAGTTAGCAATATTGCTTCTACACCAAATGGTCAAAAGCTATCGGTAGGTGGTATCAGCTAGCACACAGAAGTGAGGCGTATCTCTCAAACTAGTCCCATAGTGGCTATTCCATCACCCTATCCCAACAATCGTCTCAGCCCTTTCCCGCCTAATTTCGCTCCCCCCATTCTCTGCTGTCCCTTATATGCTATCCTACATATCCAAGTTCAACGAATACCCGACGGACCAACTCAATGTGATCAAATCGCTCATTACCTCACCCCATGTCGTATACTCGACTCTCACAATGGCGCATGACGAGATGCGAACCATTGGTTCACTGGGTAGCGCCTCTTCGACCGTCCAGGCAACGTGCGAAAGAGAACGATCGCGCATCTACGCATGTTTTGCTGCCAAAGACGAATGGGTTGGGGACGAGGTTTCAAGCGTCAGGGCAATGCTTGACGAACAGCGGGTGCTAGTCAGAGATGATGACGTCCCACATGCTTTTTGCATAAGTGAGTAAGATGTGCTATGGGATGAAGGTTCCGGTTATCTCATGTTTGAGATAGGTCATAGTATTCCTGTTGCCGAAACTTGCGTCGAATGGATTAAGGAAATACTCGCAACTCAGTAGGCTACACGGATTGAATGCATGCTGGAGCAGAGGATACACGAAGGCATGCTCCCCAGTCACATCTATATATCACATGTCCGCATACGCGGAGACTCGCCCCTTCCACCGCCGTCTCCAACGTCCGTTTGTTTGCAGCTATGATTTGTGCTTGGTTACACCACAGCTGTACTTATGAGGACCATCCAAAAGTTGTGGGCTCGGGCTTGTTGGCGTGTTGTAACGCTTAGATTAATGGCCAACCTAAATTTCGATATGCCCGCATAGCACCGTGTAACCGCCCACTATATGCATCACAATCACGTGGGATGGTACCAGATACATCAAACATTCGACATCTATGACTTCAACACCCAAACAATTAGCCCAGTTGATTGATGCAACTGATGATAAGTTAGTTTGGCTGCACCCTTTCTATCTACATAACGCAAATTCTTGTCTCAAATTTCTGTTAGTAATTAAGCATATCACCTTTTGCGCGTAAGGAGCCATGCTCCgtacatgcgcatatattgaacGATATCTTGCGCTAACTGTTCCTTGTCTATACACCAAATAACTGGGTATCACATAATCGATGTATCCGATGATGGGCAGTAGTATATAACAATGCCAATTCACAGAGAGCCGTAAATATGATGAACTGAATGGTCCCGGGATGGGCCCGAAGTTGTATGTGCATTTGCGGGCTCTATTTAATCGATTATTTCAAGGCAAATGATCTGGTTTCTttgtccccccccccttcctTAGGTAATGTATCATTCGAATATTTTCTTACCTCCATACAACATAAATTTTATTGTGGAAGGCTGCGGTTGAGTTTTATCGTACAATGGATGTTTCAAGAGTTCGTTTCTAAGAACACCGGATTTTGGAGCTTAAGGTGTGAATATTTACCATGAAATAAAGGCGACAGCTGAACAGAATGGATTATAGTAAAATGTCCCAAATGTCAATCTATTTCAGAATGAGTTATCTCACAACAAAAACAGACTGAGTAGGTAGTAAAGTcccaaaaatcaagaaaacTGTAATGAAAGGGGTTCGAGGCTTAGCAAGTCCAGGAAGCCTTAACAGCCCGAGTATTAGCTGAGAGCCGGCACATACGCATATAAACAACTTACATCGGGGGTTTGTGGAGAACCAACGGATTGGTAGGGCTGCTGACCGAGGCACTCCGCAAGAGTAACCAACCTGCAAGAATGAATTTCAGCACTTGTTCGCTGGGTCATGACATGAGGCTGTATACCTGTAACCTGCGGCCTGAAGCTTAGGGATCACGTAAGGGATAACCTCATGCCTGTAAAGGTTTCATGTTAGCATCCTGCAAGGCTATGTTCGCGAGCTCTACATACGCAGTTCGCTCTGCAGATAGGGTCAGTCAATAAGGATCATTGTCTTTGTGAATTCGGCTTACCATAGGTCTCGTGGTTCAGCGCAAGGATGGTCGAAGGGTGCTGAGAAATGATACCATCGTAGTCCGCCTTGGATTGAGCTGGAGTAGCACCTGGGGGTAACAAATAAGAAAACATAGACCTTAGCATAGGAAGCCTGTCGTACCGACGGAATCACCGCTATCGAAGTCCCAGATAGCGCTGGAAGGTAAATTCAGCCCTCAGTCAAAGAGTGGTGAGATATACTAGAATACTCACATCTTCTGTCCACGGGCACTAGCAACGCTACGAACGTTGTCTATACAGTAAAGTTAACTATGTTATGATTAGAAGCTTGTAGTTAAACCATACCGTTATAGTTGCCATAAGGAGGGCGCATGAATGCAGGAGTAACACCCACAATTCTCTGGAGAGCTTGCTCAACACGCCACATCTCATCATGGACTTGATCCCAAGTGAGCTGAGGATGCTAATAAGTCAACTGCACTAGAGAATCATAGTGAGACTCACAGTAGATAGATCCTTGTGGGCCCAGGTGTGGGAGCCGATCTAAGGTCAGAATTGTAATCAGCGGATGGGACTTTGGTGTAAATTTATTGGGTTGCAAACCTGATGACCCTTGTCGTAGGCATATTTTACGCGCCTGAGGAAGATATGAGTATCAAAGGGGGCTGAAAATATCCAGAATGCGTACTTTTGGTTTTCGGCGCTGTAGATACATCCGTCTGGAATGTGTCAATCAACCAGTACCCCTGAGACAGCGGTATTGCCTTACAGTTATTTCCGTTGAAGAAAAAGGTCCTGTAACGTATTCGTTAATAAAGATCAGAGCCCGGGTAACTCGAAGAGATGGGTGACGCTCAAGACATGGTAACGGGTGGACCCAGAAGCATGTAGGAGCATTGAAGCTCTGAAAGACATAGAGTACAGAACGAAATTGCTTACCCTTTGGCTCCAGCTGCGACCAAAGCCTTCGAGATATCATATATGTCTAAGAGGATAGGCGTCAGTCGACTAAATAGTGGGACTGAAATGCTACGAACATGAGTATGGCCCCTGAGGAAAGTGTTAGCAAGAACGTAACTACTGAATCATAGCAGACTTACATCGTCAAAAGTGAGGGCGACGGTGTTTGGAACGGTGCATGAAGTGATAACTTGTGCCAGAGCACGAGTCGAGAGCGTGCCATTGGTGGGGGCAGCGAAGGCACCGATGATCGAGGATGCGAACGCAGCCGCGACGGAGAGCTTAGCAAAGAACTGCATAACGAGGGAGAGAAAAAAGAAGACAGTAAAGAGTGACGATGACACAAGGTCGGAGAGAGGAACCAGTACTCGAAGGGAGAGGACGAGACAGAGGCTGAGGCTGATCGAGCCCCCCCGACCAGACTATATACTCCCGGAGTAACTCCCCGCCCTCCGCATTAGCCGATCGAACATGAAAAGTCACGCTCGGCATGGACATCGTTCACTTCTACTTCCAGACTGGGCTATACATAGAATCAAAATCACATGGCGATCCCTTACACTATTGATTACTAAATATTCATAGCATCCCATCATACAAAATCACTGTCAGTTGTGTTACACTGGTTGATGCCAAGCCCATACAGCTATAATAGGCAGATCCAATATTTGGCTGTAGCAGCTATATGATATGCCATCGTCGCTTACACCCAGAGTTCATGCGGCGTCCTCGGCGTCGTGGCTCTATAGCTGTCAACAAACTTGGGAATCAGCAATTATGCGAGCGGTACGGGAAGCTTTATCGGGAGTAGGGAAGGAAACGGATACGATCCGCACGTATCCGCACCAATAACCGCGAGACCCGTGATCGATTAGTCAGTGCCGGATTGGTGCAGGTTGGGTACTGGGACCCGCGGGTATGCTATCCGTGGGTAAATCATCTTGATGGGTCCTCACGGATTGACCCGCAGTTATGTGCGTAATCAAATGGATAAATTTATTATACCACATAAGGCAACAACATAGTGAGATCGTGATGGGTCGTAAACGTTGAACAGAATATTGATAGGAAAGATAGAGACAATACAATCCTTACATTTAAGTGTCTACCCGGACTAGCCATGCGCTTCAGTCCAGCGGCTCAGGCTCGGTGGCACCCCTTCCTTCAATCATTTCGTACACGTCTTGAGCTTCAGGTAACAAAGGTGTACCATACCACGACCTAACAGCCATCTTCGCGCGAAACGTAGCCACGCTTGTGCGATGTTGGCGGTAATTAAGAGCCATTCTCCCTCCCGAGAATGCTCGCTCGACGTCAACTGAGGACGCTTTACATATTCAAAATAGTGAGTTCAAATTAATGTTTTTAATTGCAGGACTTGACTCACATGGCGCACTCAAGATGTCGAGTGCCATTCTCCCAAGAATAGATCCGTTTACAGTTCTTGATACATTATCCCAGTATTGAATTAGTCCGCCAACCTGCAAGACTTCTGCTTCGCTAACAGGTGAGGAGGAAAGGTAGACTGAAAGAGGGGCCGATATAGTTGTATATGGGGAATCGGTACGGGAGCTTGAGCTTGGTACGTGCATGAAACGGCGACGTGGAAGGTTCGCCTATAGGGCCAGTAACAGGCCAACCATAATGTATAATTTTAGCTGTACAATTAAATCTATGTGTAAACGTACCATTTGAGTAGGAGCTGCCGCGCGGGTGGACTCCTGTTGCGACCCAAACCGAACGCTATAGCTGGCAAATCTATCAAAGAGCACCCGGCGAACTCGTTCAATAAGGAACGATGGGTAGCCATGCTCTTCAAGCCATTGCATCTTGTACCAAGGGCATAACACTATCAGCAAAGGCATAATAACTCAGTAAAATCAAGCAAGAAATAAGCGAACCAAGAAATGAACATCAACATACCAATAGCAAGCCAATATATGTCTGCGCCCTCCAGCAGTTTAAGGTACTTATCAATAACTTGAATTGctgcaacagcagcaacacaAGCTACAAGCTGGGGTGGCTGTTCGGTTTCAGCGTCGTGAATAGCGTCGCGTATACGGATAAGACGGTGTTTCATGAGCAGCATGTGTGGAATAACCTCATGAATCAAGGCAATGCCTTTCTGCGAGTGGATAAGTGTCGGCTCCTCAAATATCTACAAGTTTGATCTGTAATAGTGAGATTTTCGACTTTCTAATGGAAAATGAAGTACCTCAAGACATTCAGTACATTCTTTAAGCATATCCCATTGTACTTGTGACATCCCGTAGCTACTGAGCTTGAATGCCGGTCGTGATGTCATATTGTCAACTACCTGTCGTAACTCCACATGAGTTCTTGCACAGGCCAGATCAGCGCCCCATCGAGTGGCCACTCGCTGCGTAGGTACCTCTTTCTGTGTTGTTATTATACCTGCAGCCTTGAATCTATTTTGAATATCAATAAATGTAGCATAGAGTGTCCCCAAGCCATGAATTTGGTTTGCAAAACCAGCTGCCTAGAGTGCATGAACATAAGATTGTATGGCAATTAGAGATAGTGAGTACATTTTAGTTTTTCGAGCATAAAATATCATAGAGAAAGCTATGTACCTTTGGAAACACTTCTCgagtgttacaacctcctaatttataccattggattcgcctattttttctattatttttagtattttttacggactcaagatcttatgtttttcgatcacgtgacctcggcgcttattatgccgagatgccgcgccgagatgccgtgccgagggcgcttgggagaaatccacgcttctgcgcagcccgcagcacccttctcatttgttatcagtacttcttttcacacgcgcacagaccatgtaaatagtgtgctctttgttatatatacagcaggaaaatcgcttggaaaccccaagtcgattttacctcgtctcataccattgaggaggacccccagccagctgagtagccggcccttagATAGTTCAGTAGCTTACCCCTTTATtgcactcaccacacctccagggctaagcccccttcGTCAGTAGATAGCCAGTAGGACGGTTTCCTTACAAaaccttagtatagccttagttagtagttgtatagctttgtttgtagtagtacggcccaagcgcccaacccactagcgtgtgaccaaccttacagttgggtcacgacattgtaaaatcgactttctgtaggcttgtttgacaaggagaggatcccctgtactagcacaagggaaatcacgtgatcagggccactttgcggggtagaataatcaaaaaccccccaccctcacgtagtaccgaattgctataaggcagaaggactctaatcccccgcataccacgtgttttgccggaacacagtagttagcgaccttagtcagctgaaacacccgcttgtagaaaacccgctcatatcacaatcgaccagatctgttgatttgttgtagggactatccaacgctaggtgcttgacgcaaaggtttagcgcccacacactacacaaaaaccgcccataagtcctgatataggcaccactccccccacgccgtcttcaatattccctccacacgctctggcgccccacacccttactcccgtccctccagccgctcctctagacgctccattccaacccactccttaccaccctctcgcagcacatctccctcTCCGCGAGACCTGcccagaatggaaccggagccgacccttgcctctctcctcgaggctatccaaaccctcaccagccaagtcgggtccttgcaggcccaaatccacactcaaggccaacagctctctgagctcaaggccatatgcaaggaaaccaacgaccttgttggagacaaggatcagggcggagcccaaaccaagcctggcccatcgactgggcctgtcactccccccacacatacagggggagaagctaccactccaggaacggttaggcctgggctcaaggcccccttccgcccatcaagaggCACAGGATTCGattcagaagaggaagagga
Coding sequences within it:
- a CDS encoding alpha/beta hydrolase family protein, which translates into the protein MLSLPPFLQLHSNNTPRQGQVQDVKTHYPVVFSHKSQPGSVVGVADAEWWPPLVGDGRTPDALLLFIPGNPGLVEFYTEFLEHLHHTFNIARTHLAILVRGHIGHAPGLPTENGSWSVGLDSQVTSAIELYDSARDFYGPNTKIILAGHSVGSWIVAQVMHARPNTASGALLLFPTVSNIASTPNGQKLSWLFHHPIPTIVSALSRLISLPPFSAVPYMLSYISKFNEYPTDQLNVIKSLITSPHVVYSTLTMAHDEMRTIGSLGSASSTVQATCERERSRIYACFAAKDEWVGDEVSSVRAMLDEQRVLVRDDDVPHAFCISHSIPVAETCVEWIKEILATQ
- a CDS encoding chitin deacetylase, with the translated sequence MQFFAKLSVAAAFASSIIGAFAAPTNGTLSTRALAQVITSCTVPNTVALTFDDGPYSYIYDISKALVAAGAKGTFFFNGNNYGCIYSAENQKRVKYAYDKGHQIGSHTWAHKDLSTLTWDQVHDEMWRVEQALQRIVGVTPAFMRPPYGNYNDNVRSVASARGQKIAIWDFDSGDSVGATPAQSKADYDGIISQHPSTILALNHETYERTAHEVIPYVIPKLQAAGYRLVTLAECLGQQPYQSVGSPQTPDASWTC
- a CDS encoding hAT family dimerization protein; protein product: MTSRPAFKLSSYGMSQVQWDMLKECTECLEIFEEPTLIHSQKGIALIHEVIPHMLLMKHRLIRIRDAIHDAETEQPPQLVACVAAVAAIQVIDKYLKLLEGADIYWLAIVLCPWYKMQWLEEHGYPSFLIERVRRVLFDRFASYSVRFGSQQESTRAAAPTQMANLPRRRFMHVPSSSSRTDSPYTTISAPLSVYLSSSPVSEAEVLQVGGLIQYWDNVSRTVNGSILGRMALDILSAPSSSVDVERAFSGGRMALNYRQHRTSVATFRAKMAVRSWYGTPLLPEAQDVYEMIEGRGATEPEPLD